Proteins encoded in a region of the Stieleria neptunia genome:
- a CDS encoding glutamate ligase domain-containing protein, which translates to MRHAFDVRQSVSFRTLLGDDSVNKELVPLSKVSGTGAPPMTSATVESFAVEDDAPAGPVMLAGLFPEAKFFGCEDLGVSNLVADVASCGPGDVVMYRVGEGDPNELISVALARGAGGILTEQMLPCPLPQCIVGSVDHALARIASARHQQPDRTLLTVGVLGHSGKTSTCLLAATLTKALGIRTAYQCDLGSSDGVVNETSSRQVCYGAELIEWIAESSDCLSRIAIIEIDETAARDGHYDSMQFDVLLVTGKRELSDDFGPCGLQCLIEQLTSTGIVIAPGDDAKTVRLLDESRCKPIYYGTSSDSEFGAIMIDQSGGMATLMLTAGDTSAMMETPLCGISMASNIAAAAALGSLLGHSPHEIAKHLSTLRSIPGRGQRLVDFGHATVVLETGGTVDRVTEALRTAKAVGAGGRVWCVLAIGEGDDDDLLASYGHAIERFAHHCVVTSRPHQSGSFLQRSHQLLDGVKKCAAIRLVADQDKAIEWAIESSRARDTIVVITSQRVQSAHESRTEIERLARLVDVARSKQDAEEEAASGADSAGEVGAPIKLKLFR; encoded by the coding sequence ATGCGACACGCATTTGACGTTCGACAAAGCGTTTCTTTTCGGACACTCCTTGGCGATGACTCGGTCAACAAAGAGCTGGTTCCGCTGTCCAAGGTGTCCGGCACGGGTGCTCCGCCGATGACGTCGGCGACCGTGGAAAGTTTCGCGGTCGAAGACGACGCGCCTGCGGGACCGGTCATGCTGGCCGGGTTGTTTCCCGAGGCCAAGTTTTTCGGCTGCGAGGATCTCGGGGTTTCAAATCTCGTCGCAGACGTCGCGTCCTGTGGTCCAGGCGATGTCGTGATGTACCGCGTCGGTGAAGGCGATCCGAACGAGTTGATTTCGGTCGCGTTGGCCCGCGGCGCCGGCGGCATTTTGACCGAACAAATGTTGCCCTGTCCGCTGCCCCAATGCATCGTCGGCAGCGTTGACCATGCCTTGGCCCGAATCGCATCGGCTCGGCACCAGCAGCCCGATCGGACGTTGTTGACCGTTGGCGTTCTCGGTCATAGCGGCAAAACATCGACGTGTCTGTTGGCGGCAACGTTGACCAAGGCGTTGGGGATTCGAACCGCCTACCAATGTGACCTCGGATCCAGCGACGGCGTGGTCAACGAGACATCATCACGACAGGTCTGTTACGGCGCCGAGTTGATCGAGTGGATCGCCGAATCGAGCGACTGTCTGAGCCGGATCGCGATCATCGAGATCGATGAAACGGCCGCCCGCGATGGACACTACGACTCGATGCAGTTTGACGTGTTGCTCGTCACGGGGAAACGCGAGTTGTCCGACGATTTTGGACCGTGTGGGTTGCAATGTTTGATCGAACAACTGACGTCGACGGGAATCGTGATCGCACCCGGCGACGACGCCAAGACGGTTCGATTGTTGGACGAATCGCGGTGCAAGCCGATCTATTATGGCACATCGTCCGACAGCGAATTCGGTGCGATCATGATCGATCAATCCGGCGGCATGGCGACGCTGATGCTGACCGCCGGTGACACCAGCGCGATGATGGAAACGCCGCTGTGCGGGATCTCGATGGCATCCAACATCGCCGCCGCCGCGGCATTGGGTTCGCTGTTGGGGCATTCACCCCACGAGATCGCCAAGCATTTGTCCACGCTTCGATCGATTCCCGGCCGTGGTCAGCGTTTGGTTGATTTTGGCCACGCGACGGTGGTGCTGGAAACCGGCGGGACGGTGGATCGTGTCACCGAGGCGTTGCGGACGGCCAAGGCCGTCGGTGCAGGCGGTCGGGTCTGGTGCGTGTTGGCGATCGGCGAAGGCGACGACGACGATTTGTTGGCCAGCTACGGACACGCGATCGAACGATTCGCACATCATTGCGTGGTGACGTCGCGTCCCCATCAGTCCGGTTCGTTTTTGCAGCGCTCCCACCAGTTGCTGGACGGCGTGAAAAAGTGCGCCGCGATTCGCTTGGTTGCCGATCAAGACAAAGCCATCGAGTGGGCGATCGAATCCTCGCGGGCGCGTGACACGATCGTGGTGATCACCAGCCAACGTGTGCAATCGGCTCACGAATCCCGAACCGAGATCGAACGGCTGGCGCGTCTTGTCGATGTCGCCCGATCCAAACAAGACGCCGAAGAAGAAGCCGCGTCGGGCGCCGATTCCGCCGGGGAAGTTGGTGCACCGATCAAACTGAAACTGTTCCGTTAG
- a CDS encoding uracil-DNA glycosylase has product MLDPAVTLAQAGGLAEHLQRIGVQWLPTADPDAAAALAEHFRFAGSGSPDQAADQAAPPSSASAPPSVQPAAAAPPATPVAGASGAVQPSVGGPAPAFSLEVDSADPAEPYPGPSLASDARAAELAKFSEQVAACTRCEILSKCRTKTVFGEGNVSPRVAFFGEGPGRDEDLSGRPFVGKAGQLLTKMIQACKFAREDVYIMNTVKCRPPNNRNPEPTEIENCREYFQAQLEILRPEYIVCLGLVSAQALLRTKLSVGRLRGKFHQYFDSKVLVTYHPSYLLRNPAAKKAAWDDLQLMLRDAGLM; this is encoded by the coding sequence ATGCTCGATCCGGCCGTCACGCTCGCCCAAGCCGGCGGACTGGCCGAACATCTGCAACGCATCGGCGTCCAGTGGTTGCCGACGGCCGATCCGGATGCCGCGGCCGCACTGGCGGAACATTTTCGATTCGCCGGCAGCGGTTCGCCCGATCAAGCCGCCGATCAAGCCGCTCCGCCGTCGTCCGCCTCAGCCCCCCCGTCGGTTCAGCCCGCCGCCGCGGCGCCGCCCGCCACTCCCGTCGCGGGTGCCAGCGGGGCGGTGCAGCCGAGCGTCGGCGGACCCGCCCCCGCGTTCTCCCTCGAGGTCGATTCGGCCGATCCCGCCGAGCCCTACCCCGGACCCTCGCTCGCCTCCGATGCTCGCGCCGCCGAACTGGCAAAGTTCTCCGAACAGGTGGCCGCCTGCACGCGCTGTGAAATCCTTTCCAAGTGCCGCACCAAAACGGTTTTCGGCGAAGGCAACGTGAGCCCGCGCGTCGCCTTCTTTGGCGAAGGCCCCGGCCGCGACGAAGATCTGTCCGGCCGCCCGTTCGTCGGCAAAGCCGGTCAACTGTTGACCAAGATGATCCAAGCGTGCAAGTTCGCCCGCGAAGACGTCTACATCATGAACACGGTCAAGTGTCGACCGCCCAACAACCGAAACCCCGAGCCGACCGAAATCGAAAACTGCCGTGAGTACTTCCAAGCGCAGCTGGAAATCTTGCGACCCGAATACATCGTCTGCCTGGGGCTGGTCAGCGCCCAAGCGCTGCTTCGCACCAAACTGTCCGTCGGGCGATTGCGAGGAAAATTTCATCAATACTTTGATAGCAAAGTGTTGGTGACCTATCACCCTTCATACCTGTTGCGCAATCCGGCCGCAAAAAAAGCGGCCTGGGACGACTTGCAGCTGATGCTTCGCGACGCCGGCTTGATGTAG
- the der gene encoding ribosome biogenesis GTPase Der: MPVPQVAIVGRPNVGKSSLFNWLARRRLAIVDDYEGVTRDRMTTLIESEDQFFELTDTGGLGIEDPDDLTADVRRQIEFAINSADVILLVVDVQTGLMPLDELVVERLRGVERPVILVANKSDQRHQDIHADEFHRLGRGHLITVSTTQNRNREELLELIRDRLPPSDETVNVPTMKLAIVGRRNVGKSTFVNTLAETDRMIVSEVPGTTRDSVDVHFEVDGQTFIAIDTPGLRKRKSQRTDLEYYGMHRAQRSIRRADVVLMFFDANETTSKVDKQLIGYVIENYKPCIFVINKWDLLHDTIPTERWVRYLRRQFPTLSYAPIAFITGQTGKNVKALMNHSSMLFKQARERVSTGQLNRLLRSAIEAHQPPLYQNRRPKIYYATQVATEPPTIVVMCNDPKAFSNDYQRYLMNVMRDHLKFGEVPIKMYLQKRARNDEEDAINR; encoded by the coding sequence ATGCCCGTCCCCCAAGTTGCGATTGTTGGCCGTCCGAACGTCGGCAAAAGCAGTCTTTTTAATTGGCTCGCCCGCCGCCGTCTGGCGATTGTTGACGACTATGAGGGTGTCACCCGCGACCGCATGACGACCCTGATTGAATCGGAGGACCAGTTTTTTGAGCTGACCGACACCGGGGGGTTGGGCATCGAAGACCCGGACGATTTGACCGCGGACGTCCGCCGCCAGATTGAATTTGCGATCAATTCGGCCGACGTCATCCTGTTGGTCGTCGATGTCCAAACCGGGCTGATGCCGCTGGATGAATTGGTCGTCGAGCGGCTCCGAGGGGTCGAGCGTCCGGTGATTCTGGTCGCCAACAAATCCGACCAGCGGCACCAGGACATCCACGCCGATGAGTTTCACCGGCTCGGCCGCGGGCATTTGATCACGGTCAGCACGACTCAGAATCGCAACCGCGAAGAGCTGTTGGAACTGATTCGCGACCGGCTTCCGCCGTCGGACGAAACGGTCAACGTGCCGACGATGAAACTGGCGATCGTCGGCCGGCGAAACGTCGGTAAAAGCACCTTCGTCAACACCCTGGCCGAAACCGATCGGATGATCGTCAGCGAAGTACCCGGCACGACGCGCGACAGCGTGGACGTGCACTTCGAAGTCGACGGCCAAACCTTCATCGCGATCGACACGCCGGGTTTGCGAAAACGAAAGAGCCAACGCACCGACCTGGAATACTATGGCATGCACCGGGCCCAACGCAGCATCCGCCGCGCCGACGTCGTGCTGATGTTCTTTGACGCCAATGAAACGACCAGCAAAGTGGACAAGCAACTGATCGGCTACGTCATCGAGAACTACAAACCGTGCATCTTTGTGATCAACAAATGGGACCTGTTGCACGACACGATTCCGACCGAGCGATGGGTTCGTTATCTGCGCCGTCAATTTCCGACGCTCTCCTACGCGCCGATTGCCTTCATCACCGGCCAGACGGGAAAGAACGTCAAAGCGCTGATGAATCATTCGTCGATGCTGTTCAAACAGGCCCGCGAGCGGGTGTCGACCGGACAGTTGAATCGTTTGTTGCGGAGCGCGATTGAAGCCCACCAACCGCCGCTGTATCAGAATCGCCGACCCAAAATCTATTACGCCACCCAAGTCGCCACCGAACCGCCGACGATCGTCGTGATGTGCAACGATCCGAAGGCGTTCTCCAACGATTACCAGCGTTACCTAATGAACGTGATGCGCGATCATCTGAAATTTGGCGAAGTGCCGATCAAGATGTACTTGCAAAAACGAGCGAGGAACGATGAAGAGGACGCGATCAATCGTTAG
- a CDS encoding CPBP family intramembrane glutamic endopeptidase, with protein sequence MPRVNPFEIGFFAISLTVLTLLVAGSVLWIRWFLGQGKRNLCGDVSSELITRLPQPRPRWTVFDFVLMFGLLILVGALLQQSQQPDQPGPDEAPQAAADVVDQAVDAPPGEDPGEDPGEDPGEDPGVRAAKLVKQVQIHFIANLSAFVFTLVFLRLTQGASLAHLTLIPNRQDVRRGLFATVWILAPVLLLNLLVSQLVQYEHTVTNLLAEESGTRTFLALFLSAACLTPIVEEFQFRLLLQGGLQQVADPLPDSDPLSSWKPATAWPIYVTSLLFAAMHLGQGAAPIPLFFLSVGLGFLYQRTGRLVPVIVVHMLLNAATLCMEFCRVNVGL encoded by the coding sequence ATGCCGCGCGTGAACCCCTTTGAAATCGGCTTCTTCGCCATCTCGCTGACCGTGCTCACGCTCCTGGTTGCCGGCAGCGTGCTCTGGATCCGGTGGTTCCTTGGACAGGGCAAACGAAATCTGTGCGGCGACGTTTCATCCGAACTGATCACCCGGCTTCCCCAGCCCCGGCCACGCTGGACCGTTTTTGATTTCGTGTTGATGTTCGGCCTGCTGATCTTGGTGGGGGCGCTGTTGCAGCAATCACAGCAGCCCGATCAACCGGGGCCCGACGAAGCGCCACAGGCCGCGGCCGATGTGGTCGATCAAGCCGTCGATGCGCCGCCGGGCGAAGACCCGGGTGAAGACCCGGGTGAAGACCCGGGTGAAGACCCGGGCGTTCGCGCGGCGAAGCTCGTCAAACAGGTTCAGATCCACTTCATCGCCAACCTTTCCGCCTTCGTGTTCACCTTGGTTTTCTTGCGTCTGACTCAAGGGGCGAGCCTTGCGCATTTGACCCTGATTCCGAATCGGCAGGACGTCCGTCGCGGGCTGTTTGCAACCGTCTGGATTCTCGCTCCCGTTTTGTTGTTGAATCTGTTGGTTTCCCAACTGGTCCAATACGAACACACGGTGACGAACTTGCTGGCCGAAGAGAGCGGGACGCGGACGTTTCTGGCACTGTTTCTTTCCGCCGCGTGTTTGACCCCGATCGTCGAAGAGTTTCAGTTCCGTTTGCTGCTGCAAGGCGGGCTGCAACAGGTCGCCGACCCGCTGCCGGATTCCGACCCCCTGTCGAGTTGGAAACCCGCCACAGCCTGGCCGATCTACGTCACCAGTTTGCTGTTCGCGGCGATGCACTTGGGCCAAGGCGCCGCGCCGATCCCGCTGTTTTTCCTGTCGGTCGGATTGGGGTTCTTGTACCAGCGAACCGGCCGTCTGGTGCCCGTGATCGTCGTTCACATGCTGCTCAACGCCGCAACGCTGTGCATGGAGTTTTGCCGCGTCAATGTGGGGTTGTAG
- the pgsA gene encoding CDP-diacylglycerol--glycerol-3-phosphate 3-phosphatidyltransferase has product MSTVRCAAPTRLNHPQKAVPLPSSPQSVPPESPPEPLRSIGKRSIYNVPNALTSIRFAMAIAVMALIPSGYFLAATVVFLIAASTDWMDGYWARKYGQVTKFGRIFDPFVDKIIICGSFIALVGVANTPVASWMATLVVGRELLVTSLRGMVEGSGKDFSASWLGKWKMVLQCAAVVASLIFLQYATAPSWLNYTTLGLVWGSILLTVYSGYDYTLAAARLMQDEPDEPE; this is encoded by the coding sequence ATGTCGACAGTCCGTTGTGCAGCCCCGACGCGTCTGAATCATCCCCAAAAAGCAGTGCCCTTGCCGTCGTCACCGCAGTCCGTGCCTCCCGAATCGCCTCCCGAACCGCTCCGTTCGATCGGGAAGCGTTCGATTTACAACGTGCCGAACGCGTTGACCAGCATTCGGTTCGCCATGGCGATCGCCGTGATGGCGCTGATCCCGTCGGGCTATTTCCTGGCCGCCACGGTCGTCTTTTTGATCGCCGCGTCGACCGATTGGATGGACGGCTATTGGGCACGCAAATACGGCCAAGTCACGAAGTTCGGTCGAATCTTTGACCCGTTTGTCGACAAGATCATCATTTGTGGCTCCTTCATCGCCCTGGTCGGGGTGGCCAACACACCCGTTGCCTCGTGGATGGCCACGCTGGTCGTCGGTCGCGAGTTGTTGGTGACCAGTTTACGAGGCATGGTCGAGGGCAGCGGCAAAGATTTTTCGGCCAGCTGGCTGGGGAAATGGAAAATGGTGCTGCAGTGCGCCGCGGTCGTCGCCTCGCTGATCTTTCTGCAATACGCAACCGCGCCGTCCTGGCTGAACTACACCACGCTGGGATTGGTCTGGGGATCGATCCTGTTGACCGTGTACTCGGGCTACGATTACACGTTGGCCGCGGCAAGGCTGATGCAGGACGAACCCGACGAACCGGAATGA
- a CDS encoding 3-hydroxyacyl-ACP dehydratase FabZ family protein: MSIEAIEQAIPHRPPMRLIDEICEQSEKSIVCKKTFSADEFFVQGHFPGQPIVPGVIQCECCLQAGAVLLHQQMDGAAGSVPVATRMDSVKFKRMIRPDDSVEIHVTLNDQLSNAFYLTGKMMLNGKLAMRLDFAVSVSVPESPATNGEAER; this comes from the coding sequence ATGAGTATCGAAGCAATCGAACAGGCAATCCCCCACCGCCCGCCGATGCGTCTGATTGACGAAATCTGCGAACAGAGCGAGAAGTCAATTGTCTGCAAAAAAACGTTTTCCGCGGATGAATTTTTCGTCCAAGGCCACTTTCCGGGGCAACCGATCGTCCCCGGCGTGATCCAGTGCGAATGCTGTCTGCAGGCCGGCGCGGTGTTGCTGCACCAACAGATGGACGGCGCGGCGGGCAGCGTGCCGGTGGCGACCCGCATGGACAGCGTCAAATTCAAACGCATGATCCGCCCCGACGACAGCGTGGAGATTCACGTGACGCTGAACGACCAGCTCAGCAACGCCTTTTACCTGACCGGCAAAATGATGCTCAATGGAAAACTGGCGATGCGGTTAGATTTTGCCGTCAGCGTCAGCGTCCCCGAGTCGCCGGCGACGAACGGGGAGGCGGAGCGGTGA
- a CDS encoding enoyl-ACP reductase FabI, which translates to MDFLQMSGKTYLVLGVANKKSVAYAIARIIEQSGGKVIYAVRSQARKESTAKLLRDRDVRVCDVEHQDQIDALANQLGDEGVSLAGMVHSIAFADYPDGIQPFHETTRQQFLQAVDISAYSLINLSNALKDRFSADASVVTIGISTTRMASESYGFMAPIKAALESSLAFLTKSFSRFSRVRFNAVAAGLLKTSASAGIPGYVDSYLYAEQVIPRKEAVKTAEVAQTAAFLLSPRSSGITAQSVVVDAGMSINYFDASVVGAVTDSQLG; encoded by the coding sequence ATGGATTTTTTGCAGATGTCCGGAAAGACCTATTTGGTCCTCGGCGTCGCCAACAAAAAAAGCGTGGCGTACGCGATCGCACGGATCATCGAACAATCCGGCGGCAAGGTGATTTACGCCGTCCGCAGCCAAGCCCGCAAGGAAAGCACCGCGAAACTGCTGCGGGACCGCGACGTGCGGGTTTGCGATGTCGAACACCAAGACCAGATCGACGCGTTGGCGAACCAACTGGGCGACGAAGGTGTCTCTCTGGCGGGCATGGTGCACTCGATCGCGTTTGCCGACTATCCCGACGGCATTCAGCCCTTTCACGAAACGACGCGACAACAATTTTTGCAGGCGGTGGACATCTCCGCCTACTCACTGATCAACCTGTCCAACGCCTTGAAAGATCGCTTCAGCGCCGACGCGTCGGTCGTCACCATCGGGATCAGCACCACCCGCATGGCCAGTGAAAGCTATGGATTCATGGCGCCGATCAAGGCCGCGTTGGAATCGTCGCTGGCGTTCCTGACCAAATCGTTCAGCCGCTTTAGCCGCGTCCGGTTCAACGCCGTGGCCGCCGGCTTGCTCAAGACCAGTGCCTCGGCCGGTATTCCCGGCTACGTCGATTCTTACCTTTACGCCGAACAGGTCATCCCCCGTAAAGAGGCGGTGAAAACGGCAGAAGTTGCCCAGACGGCAGCATTCCTGTTGTCGCCGCGAAGTAGTGGGATCACGGCACAATCAGTGGTTGTCGACGCTGGCATGTCGATCAACTATTTTGACGCTTCCGTCGTCGGTGCCGTGACCGATTCCCAACTCGGCTGA
- the ilvE gene encoding branched-chain-amino-acid transaminase — translation MSRQIYINGQFHAPDDAKISVYDHGLLYGDGVFEGMRIYDKKVFRLAEHLKRLDESACAINLQLPISLEQLAADTNETVAKNEIVDGYIRLIVTRGAGPLGLDPFKCSDPQVIIIADSITLYPESYYENGLELVTASTIRNHPAALSPRIKSLNYLNNILAKMEGLKAGCIEALMLNHKGEVAECTGDNLFVIKNGRLNTPPIEAGILEGVTRNAVLELAREAGIETTELPMTRHDIYVADECFLTGSAAEVIPAVTLDGRKIGDGKVGPITQQLNKAFRELVRR, via the coding sequence ATGTCCCGACAGATCTACATCAACGGCCAATTTCATGCCCCGGACGACGCGAAAATCAGCGTCTACGATCACGGTCTGCTCTACGGCGACGGCGTCTTTGAAGGCATGCGGATTTACGACAAAAAAGTGTTTCGCTTGGCCGAGCACCTGAAACGGCTCGACGAATCAGCCTGTGCGATCAATTTGCAGCTGCCGATTTCCCTGGAACAGCTCGCCGCCGACACCAACGAAACGGTCGCCAAGAACGAGATCGTCGATGGCTACATCCGCTTGATCGTCACCCGCGGGGCCGGCCCGCTGGGGCTGGACCCGTTCAAGTGCTCCGATCCACAAGTCATCATCATCGCCGACTCGATCACGCTGTATCCGGAGTCATACTACGAAAATGGTTTGGAATTGGTCACCGCCTCGACGATTCGAAACCATCCGGCGGCGCTCAGCCCGCGAATCAAGTCGCTCAACTACCTGAACAATATTTTGGCCAAGATGGAGGGGCTCAAAGCCGGCTGCATCGAAGCGTTGATGCTCAACCACAAAGGCGAAGTGGCCGAGTGCACCGGCGACAATCTGTTCGTGATCAAGAACGGCCGACTGAACACGCCGCCGATCGAAGCCGGCATCCTGGAAGGCGTCACCCGCAACGCCGTGTTGGAACTGGCCCGCGAAGCAGGCATCGAAACCACCGAACTGCCGATGACGCGACACGACATCTACGTCGCCGATGAGTGTTTTCTGACCGGCAGCGCGGCGGAAGTGATTCCCGCGGTGACGCTCGACGGACGCAAAATCGGCGACGGCAAGGTCGGCCCGATTACCCAGCAGCTCAACAAGGCGTTCCGCGAACTCGTGCGGCGCTAA
- a CDS encoding 3-keto-disaccharide hydrolase, with translation MRSFVCSVAVAVVCLAGPHAAPAESPSSEDGFVKIFDGESLEGWKLAEENTDAWQVEEGKLVCRGERCHAFYVGPLAPMKDFHFKAEVMTTPGSNAGIYFHTKYQPSGWPKHGYECQVNVSHKDPKKTSSLYAVENVSADDLAANGIQDNQWYTQEIIVTGRRIQLIVNGKTMVDYTEPEDKQAFDKNFERRLGEGTIALQAHDPKSVCYFRNLRVKPL, from the coding sequence ATGCGTTCCTTCGTCTGTTCCGTTGCCGTTGCCGTCGTCTGCCTGGCCGGCCCCCACGCCGCCCCCGCCGAATCACCCTCCTCGGAAGACGGATTCGTCAAAATTTTTGACGGGGAATCGCTGGAAGGTTGGAAGCTGGCAGAGGAAAACACCGATGCCTGGCAGGTCGAAGAGGGAAAGCTGGTTTGTCGTGGCGAGCGTTGCCACGCGTTCTACGTCGGGCCGCTGGCGCCGATGAAAGATTTTCATTTCAAGGCCGAAGTCATGACGACGCCGGGCAGCAACGCCGGCATCTATTTCCACACCAAGTACCAACCGAGCGGCTGGCCGAAGCATGGCTATGAATGCCAGGTCAACGTGTCGCACAAAGACCCCAAAAAGACGAGTAGCTTATACGCGGTCGAAAACGTCTCGGCCGATGATCTGGCCGCCAACGGGATCCAAGACAACCAGTGGTACACCCAAGAAATCATCGTGACCGGTCGCCGGATCCAACTGATCGTCAACGGAAAAACGATGGTCGACTACACCGAACCGGAAGACAAACAAGCGTTCGACAAGAATTTCGAACGCCGCTTGGGTGAAGGCACGATCGCGCTGCAAGCCCACGACCCCAAAAGCGTTTGCTATTTCCGCAATCTGCGGGTCAAACCGCTGTAG
- a CDS encoding RsmD family RNA methyltransferase: MNRSRKPRRPRTGSLESKDPPSTPKKPQKRRPQKLRIIGGSMRGRTVVYHGAEFTRPMKDSVRESLFNIIGPRIKGTKTFDLFAGTGAVAFESLSRGASSAIAIEKNRRAHAFLESTAETLGVANKINILYGDAFRLGSSLLGPASPDAPLDDTPRIVYLCPPYAMWETAAESLQGLIRLATNHSPPGSLIVAETDKHYDESKLPPGQWDHRLYGGTRLSLLEPPMICGMRM, from the coding sequence ATGAACCGCTCCCGCAAGCCGCGTCGACCGCGAACCGGATCTCTCGAATCGAAAGATCCACCGTCCACACCGAAGAAACCGCAAAAACGGCGTCCGCAAAAGTTGCGGATTATCGGCGGGTCGATGCGTGGCCGGACGGTGGTTTACCACGGTGCGGAATTCACGCGGCCGATGAAGGACAGCGTGCGCGAAAGTTTGTTCAACATCATCGGACCCCGCATCAAGGGGACGAAAACGTTCGATTTGTTCGCCGGCACCGGAGCGGTCGCCTTTGAATCGCTCAGCCGCGGCGCGTCGTCGGCCATCGCGATCGAAAAGAACCGGCGGGCCCACGCTTTTCTAGAATCGACCGCCGAGACGTTGGGTGTGGCGAACAAGATCAACATTCTCTACGGCGACGCGTTCCGTTTGGGCAGCAGTCTGTTGGGGCCGGCCAGTCCAGATGCCCCGCTGGACGATACCCCGCGGATTGTTTACCTGTGCCCACCCTACGCGATGTGGGAAACCGCCGCCGAGTCGCTGCAGGGGCTGATCCGTTTGGCAACGAACCACTCCCCGCCGGGCAGTCTGATCGTCGCCGAAACGGACAAGCATTACGACGAATCCAAACTGCCGCCCGGGCAGTGGGATCACCGCTTGTACGGCGGCACCCGTCTATCGCTGCTCGAACCGCCGATGATTTGTGGCATGCGGATGTGA
- a CDS encoding peptidylprolyl isomerase yields the protein MIVRSPLKTLVPVFLVAALSLGPGQDSRGQEQDADAPAQAGPPAEMPAATTSDSATVDHSGHDHAAHAADLQAADSTTDSPDMAAETEAIIKEFKEKAPPEFYEQGMAATDEFNDVSQQFKDKVLQMRRQYILFVNGFNDDRQAYLTLRNESRTLMNQAYRKALDLIDFFPHPVAMRYVVTVLEQRFKHDVYDLETVEGAAKLLDYGIRLRYVALTAARAAMCSGDFPLAESLYKNLQEDELEDKDRALMVQFEAIKKQHETERELLSNDPDDLPQVRFKTTRGEIVADLFIHEAPSTVAHFIELVESGFYDGLDFFQVVDGLLALTGDPLGDGSSRPDHFIADEHGRDVVRMPLAGSLVMAKLPGPNKDFIPNTAGTQFAMLFLPLPSVSDQQTVFGRITKGMDVLGALRRVDPHKEKKKGAVIMPPDRIIEAEILNRPDTLPEVIYADPFAPQP from the coding sequence ATGATTGTCCGCAGCCCACTCAAAACACTCGTCCCCGTTTTCCTCGTCGCGGCGTTGTCGCTCGGTCCGGGCCAGGATTCACGCGGGCAAGAACAGGATGCCGATGCGCCGGCGCAAGCAGGCCCACCGGCTGAAATGCCGGCTGCGACAACGTCCGACTCGGCGACGGTGGACCACAGCGGACACGACCATGCCGCCCACGCGGCGGACCTCCAGGCCGCCGATTCCACGACCGACTCGCCCGACATGGCGGCCGAAACGGAGGCGATCATCAAGGAATTCAAAGAGAAAGCTCCGCCGGAGTTTTACGAACAAGGGATGGCGGCCACGGACGAATTTAATGACGTCTCGCAGCAGTTCAAAGACAAGGTGTTGCAGATGCGGCGCCAGTACATCTTGTTCGTCAACGGATTCAACGACGATCGCCAAGCCTACCTGACGCTGCGCAACGAAAGTCGCACGCTGATGAACCAGGCCTATCGCAAAGCACTCGACCTGATCGACTTCTTCCCACACCCGGTGGCCATGCGATACGTCGTGACGGTCCTGGAACAGCGGTTCAAACACGACGTGTACGACCTCGAAACGGTCGAAGGTGCGGCGAAACTGCTCGATTACGGGATCCGACTCCGCTACGTCGCGCTGACCGCTGCACGTGCCGCGATGTGCTCCGGCGATTTCCCACTCGCCGAAAGCCTCTACAAGAACCTTCAGGAAGATGAACTCGAAGACAAGGACAGGGCCTTGATGGTTCAATTTGAGGCCATCAAAAAACAGCACGAGACCGAGCGAGAACTGTTGAGCAACGATCCCGATGACCTGCCCCAAGTCCGCTTCAAAACGACGCGTGGCGAAATCGTTGCCGACCTGTTCATTCACGAAGCCCCCTCAACGGTCGCACACTTCATCGAATTGGTCGAATCGGGCTTCTATGACGGATTGGATTTCTTTCAAGTCGTCGACGGACTGCTGGCGTTGACCGGCGACCCGCTCGGCGACGGCAGCTCACGACCGGATCATTTCATCGCCGATGAACATGGTCGCGACGTCGTTCGGATGCCCCTGGCCGGCTCCCTGGTGATGGCGAAATTGCCGGGCCCCAACAAAGATTTTATTCCCAACACGGCGGGCACCCAATTCGCGATGCTGTTCTTGCCCTTGCCGTCGGTCAGCGACCAGCAAACGGTGTTCGGCAGAATCACCAAGGGGATGGACGTCTTGGGTGCCTTGCGGAGAGTGGACCCGCACAAAGAAAAAAAGAAAGGCGCCGTGATCATGCCGCCCGACCGAATCATCGAGGCCGAAATTCTGAATCGCCCCGACACGCTGCCTGAAGTCATCTACGCCGATCCCTTTGCGCCCCAGCCCTGA